A genomic window from Thermodesulfobacteriota bacterium includes:
- a CDS encoding type I restriction enzyme HsdR N-terminal domain-containing protein, translating into MTTIPKNVEKRIKTGIKKYKSVLKKAKDRDVNESDTVTILTDLLADICGYDKYTEITREYAIRNTYCDLAVKIDDKPVFLIEVKAIGICLNANHLRQAIQYASTEGIEWVILTNGDHWQAHRVIFEKPVKTEVAFDFSLIETKNSSELLNTFFLLSKEGVKKSAIDVFHEETQLTNRYMIAATLLSEPVLNVVRRQLRSLSNKVKISIEDIQQTIEAQALKREVTEGDEATKAKKRLAAAVRAKKRAQSKKQKSNDTDEGN; encoded by the coding sequence ATGACAACTATTCCTAAAAATGTAGAGAAAAGAATCAAAACCGGTATAAAAAAATATAAAAGTGTCCTCAAGAAAGCCAAGGATCGTGATGTAAACGAATCAGATACAGTAACAATTCTTACCGATTTATTGGCTGATATCTGCGGCTACGATAAATACACCGAAATTACAAGGGAATATGCCATTAGAAACACATATTGTGACCTTGCTGTAAAGATAGACGACAAACCAGTTTTTCTAATTGAAGTAAAAGCAATAGGCATATGCTTAAATGCAAATCACCTTCGGCAGGCCATTCAATATGCGTCAACGGAAGGTATTGAGTGGGTAATTCTAACCAACGGAGATCATTGGCAAGCCCATAGAGTTATATTTGAGAAGCCTGTAAAAACTGAAGTTGCCTTTGATTTTAGCTTGATAGAAACTAAAAATTCGTCCGAATTATTAAATACTTTCTTTTTGCTCAGCAAGGAAGGTGTCAAAAAGTCTGCCATTGACGTTTTTCACGAAGAAACACAACTCACAAATCGCTATATGATAGCGGCAACCCTCCTTTCTGAACCAGTTTTAAATGTAGTTCGTCGCCAATTAAGATCATTGAGCAACAAAGTAAAAATATCAATTGAGGATATTCAGCAAACTATCGAAGCACAAGCGCTCAAAAGAGAAGTTACAGAGGGCGATGAGGCAACAAAAGCCAAAAAACGTTTAGCTGCCGCGGTACGAGCAAAAAAAAGAGCTCAATCAAAAAAACAAAAAAGCAACGACACGGATGAAGGGAATTAA
- a CDS encoding Na(+)-translocating NADH-quinone reductase subunit A, whose protein sequence is MISLHVRKGYDLKITGKPSREVEVLEKPDKVAVLPEKIPFIKPRLKIEVGDNVKVGSILFEDKRNPDLKFLSPGGGKIAQINFGHRRVIKEIVIKLDTDEQHEEIEPISENLLEHIEKEKLVKKFMSGGLWPLIRELPFRDIAGPHLTPPAIFVNLCSREPFQPDPDVYIEGKSDLFKFGIKILKKLANDRVYIFASPDSSFVLDRLKGFVTHVVYGKYPADDPGVFLYYTRKSPSDNRAWYISGQDVLLLAHLLKYGRYPTLRTVVLAGQSADHRKHIRTRLGAPIAHIVKNHNRDNDSRYIAGGVFKGYSAEETTYLGLYETSLTLIPEGREKEFFGFLRPGFNKSSYSRTFLSLFNTSELEMDCNLHGEERACVNCGYCCEVCPVDILPQFTLKSILADEVEESLAHGLLDCAECGLCTYVCPSKIELCAAFKGAKEAYYKESW, encoded by the coding sequence ATGATCTCACTTCATGTCAGAAAGGGTTATGATTTAAAGATTACCGGAAAGCCTTCCAGGGAAGTTGAGGTGTTGGAAAAACCTGACAAAGTAGCTGTCCTTCCTGAAAAGATACCCTTTATTAAACCCAGACTAAAAATCGAAGTCGGCGATAACGTAAAGGTGGGATCGATCCTTTTCGAGGACAAGAGGAATCCTGATTTAAAATTTCTATCACCAGGCGGCGGTAAGATTGCTCAGATCAATTTCGGCCATCGACGGGTGATAAAGGAAATTGTAATTAAACTCGACACCGATGAACAACATGAGGAAATCGAGCCTATTTCCGAAAATCTGCTTGAACATATTGAAAAAGAAAAACTGGTTAAAAAGTTTATGTCAGGCGGGCTATGGCCTCTCATCCGGGAGTTGCCATTCAGAGATATTGCCGGGCCCCACCTAACTCCGCCGGCAATTTTTGTCAACTTATGCAGCCGGGAACCCTTTCAACCCGACCCTGATGTTTATATAGAGGGGAAATCAGATCTTTTCAAATTCGGTATAAAAATTTTAAAAAAACTGGCAAATGACAGGGTCTATATATTTGCATCCCCTGATTCTTCTTTTGTTTTAGACAGATTAAAGGGATTTGTAACTCATGTTGTTTACGGGAAATATCCGGCGGATGACCCCGGCGTTTTCCTTTATTATACACGAAAATCACCTTCAGACAACCGCGCCTGGTATATTTCCGGGCAGGATGTGCTGCTTCTTGCGCATCTGCTTAAGTACGGAAGATATCCCACCCTCAGAACCGTTGTGCTTGCCGGACAATCAGCTGACCACAGAAAACATATCCGGACAAGGCTTGGAGCTCCCATTGCCCACATTGTCAAGAACCATAACAGGGACAATGATTCAAGGTACATTGCAGGGGGTGTTTTCAAGGGCTATTCGGCGGAGGAAACAACATATCTGGGGTTATACGAAACATCATTAACCTTGATCCCTGAAGGTCGTGAAAAAGAATTTTTTGGATTCTTAAGGCCGGGTTTTAATAAGTCGAGTTATTCCAGAACTTTCCTCTCCTTATTTAACACCTCTGAATTGGAAATGGACTGCAACCTCCACGGGGAGGAGCGTGCCTGTGTCAACTGCGGATACTGCTGCGAAGTGTGCCCCGTGGATATCCTGCCCCAGTTTACCTTAAAGAGTATCCTGGCGGATGAGGTTGAGGAATCGCTGGCCCATGGTCTGCTCGATTGTGCAGAGTGCGGTTTGTGCACATACGTTTGTCCTTCAAAAATAGAGCTTTGTGCTGCTTTTAAAGGGGCAAAGGAAGCTTATTACAAAGAATCATGGTAG
- a CDS encoding four helix bundle protein, translating to MKRVYELDVYKLAETLSDMVWHDFDKWNKKVQNTVGYQVIRSSDSIAANIAEGYGRYTPADRKKFYLYSRGSFEETKSWLRKLTRRKVLSESNAIEYKAIIDKLGPKLNAFINSTKA from the coding sequence ATGAAACGAGTTTACGAGTTGGATGTATACAAACTGGCAGAAACGTTATCAGATATGGTCTGGCACGACTTTGATAAGTGGAACAAAAAGGTTCAAAACACCGTAGGTTATCAGGTAATACGATCATCTGATAGCATAGCTGCAAATATAGCGGAAGGGTATGGTCGATATACTCCTGCTGACAGGAAAAAGTTCTATCTATATTCAAGAGGTTCCTTTGAAGAAACCAAATCATGGTTACGAAAACTCACCAGGAGAAAAGTTTTATCCGAGTCAAACGCTATAGAATACAAAGCAATAATTGATAAACTTGGCCCAAAATTGAATGCGTTCATTAACAGCACAAAAGCATGA
- a CDS encoding NADH:ubiquinone reductase (Na(+)-transporting) subunit B — MKIIKNIFDNQRHHFASGGKLEKLKPLFEAAETFFFTPGISTARNSHVRDNLDLKRFMIIVLIALMPPLFFGIYNAGYQSNLASELPLNLSAVFSKGLFIVLPIILVSYLVGFFWETLFAVVRKHNISEGLLVTGLLFPLTLPPTIPLWQVALGISFGVVIGKEVFGGTGRNILNPALTARAFLFFAYPGKMSGDTVWTAVSGAGEKVVDAFSGATPLAISTLVESHEKIETILAKGNHTFATLFLGNYSGSIGETSALLCLIGAAMLIVMGIASYRIIFGGIFGVLFTGFLLNFLATDSSMAWLSLNPFYHLVMGGFAFGITYMATDPVSSPGMNRSKWIYGFAIGVLTVLIRVFNPAYAEGVMLAILFMNLFAPLLDHIEIKLRLKKRIQNV; from the coding sequence ATGAAGATCATTAAAAACATTTTCGACAATCAGAGACATCACTTTGCAAGTGGTGGAAAACTTGAAAAATTAAAGCCGCTTTTTGAGGCAGCCGAGACCTTTTTCTTTACTCCCGGAATTTCAACTGCAAGAAATTCCCATGTTCGTGACAACCTTGATCTTAAGCGCTTCATGATCATTGTGTTAATAGCCCTAATGCCGCCTCTCTTTTTTGGTATCTATAATGCCGGGTACCAGTCCAATCTTGCATCAGAGCTGCCCCTTAACCTGAGTGCCGTATTTAGTAAGGGGCTCTTCATTGTTCTGCCTATAATTTTGGTCTCATATCTTGTCGGATTCTTCTGGGAAACCCTGTTTGCCGTAGTAAGAAAGCACAATATCAGTGAAGGGCTTCTCGTTACCGGTCTTTTGTTCCCCCTTACACTGCCGCCGACTATACCCCTTTGGCAGGTTGCCCTTGGTATTTCCTTCGGTGTTGTTATCGGAAAAGAGGTATTTGGAGGAACCGGTAGAAACATTCTAAACCCGGCACTAACCGCCAGGGCCTTTTTGTTCTTTGCATATCCCGGAAAAATGTCAGGAGATACGGTCTGGACTGCGGTGAGCGGAGCAGGAGAAAAAGTAGTTGATGCATTCAGCGGAGCAACCCCCCTTGCCATTTCCACCCTTGTAGAATCTCATGAAAAGATTGAAACTATTCTGGCAAAAGGCAATCATACATTCGCAACACTATTTTTGGGTAACTATTCCGGAAGTATCGGCGAAACTTCAGCCCTGTTATGTCTGATCGGCGCTGCAATGTTAATCGTTATGGGAATAGCCAGTTACAGAATAATTTTTGGAGGAATTTTCGGGGTATTGTTTACAGGATTTCTTCTTAATTTTTTGGCTACGGATTCATCCATGGCATGGCTTTCCCTTAACCCCTTTTATCACCTCGTAATGGGCGGTTTTGCTTTCGGCATCACCTATATGGCCACAGATCCTGTATCTTCCCCTGGAATGAACAGGTCCAAATGGATCTATGGATTTGCCATCGGCGTATTAACAGTTTTAATACGGGTCTTTAACCCGGCATATGCAGAAGGTGTCATGCTGGCAATACTTTTTATGAACCTGTTTGCTCCCCTGCTGGACCATATTGAAATCAAGCTAAGGCTGAAAAAAAGGATACAAAATGTCTGA
- a CDS encoding FMN-binding protein, whose protein sequence is MSDQLRSFLFAAATCLVCTISLTAASTGLKGLQQKNIAMDRQKNILKSVGLIDENAGYTHEEINREYAENIKCIWVDSTGSIIKKGQKAKKELHVYIYMKNDRIESYILPIDSRGLWGRILGYLALKNDGSTIAGFTVYKHSETPGLGGEIEKRWFQKNFEGKKIVNRTGNFLSLSIAKGGVKDTVPEDRRGNYVDGISGATLTGKYLATGLKDILLEYEPVSLKFRTKKLLRLTAGRKSCPVRKEK, encoded by the coding sequence ATGTCTGATCAATTAAGATCGTTTCTTTTTGCAGCCGCAACCTGTCTGGTTTGCACAATATCTCTTACAGCAGCATCAACAGGGCTGAAGGGATTGCAGCAAAAGAATATTGCAATGGACAGGCAGAAAAACATTTTAAAATCAGTCGGCTTGATTGATGAAAACGCCGGATACACACATGAAGAAATAAACCGAGAATATGCGGAGAATATAAAATGTATCTGGGTGGATTCTACCGGGTCTATAATCAAAAAGGGTCAAAAAGCCAAAAAAGAGCTACATGTTTATATTTATATGAAAAATGACCGTATTGAATCCTATATTCTGCCCATTGATTCCAGGGGCCTTTGGGGAAGGATTTTAGGATACCTGGCATTAAAAAATGACGGATCGACTATTGCCGGTTTCACGGTTTATAAACACTCCGAAACTCCGGGACTTGGCGGAGAGATAGAAAAGCGATGGTTCCAGAAAAATTTTGAAGGGAAAAAAATTGTGAATCGTACGGGAAATTTCCTTTCGCTTTCCATTGCAAAGGGCGGCGTGAAGGATACGGTGCCTGAGGACAGGCGGGGAAATTACGTAGACGGTATCTCCGGGGCAACACTGACCGGCAAATATCTTGCGACAGGTTTAAAAGATATTCTTCTTGAATATGAGCCCGTATCATTGAAATTTAGGACAAAAAAGCTCCTGAGGCTGACCGCTGGACGAAAAAGCTGTCCTGTCAGGAAAGAAAAATAG
- a CDS encoding NADH:ubiquinone reductase (Na(+)-transporting) subunit D, which produces MKITQTQHFKAFSEPLIKSNPVFIQMLGICSALAVTVQLKTAIVMALSLTFVLAFSNLIISMLRKVIPRNIRMLVELSVIATLVILADEVLRAFLYDISKQLSVFVGLIITNCIVMGRAETFALGNPPGLSFLDGLGNGAGYGSVLVAVAFIRELLGSGKLFGFNVIPNSFYNAGYENMGFMLLAPAAFIIIGLLVWLQKSIAKE; this is translated from the coding sequence ATGAAAATTACACAGACGCAACACTTTAAAGCATTTTCAGAACCGCTTATTAAGAGCAATCCTGTTTTTATTCAGATGCTCGGAATCTGTTCAGCCCTGGCTGTTACGGTGCAGCTAAAAACCGCAATTGTCATGGCTTTATCCCTGACATTCGTCCTTGCATTCTCAAATCTTATTATTTCTATGCTGCGAAAGGTTATTCCCAGAAATATTCGGATGCTTGTGGAACTGAGCGTCATCGCCACCCTTGTTATTCTGGCGGATGAAGTACTCAGAGCTTTTTTATATGATATCAGCAAGCAACTTTCAGTTTTTGTCGGATTAATAATTACCAACTGCATTGTTATGGGTCGGGCTGAAACCTTTGCCCTTGGCAATCCGCCGGGTCTGTCATTTCTTGACGGGCTTGGAAACGGTGCCGGTTATGGGTCGGTTCTGGTCGCAGTAGCTTTTATCAGGGAACTTTTAGGATCAGGCAAACTTTTCGGCTTTAACGTTATTCCCAACTCGTTCTATAATGCCGGTTATGAGAATATGGGATTTATGCTTCTTGCGCCTGCCGCGTTTATCATCATCGGCCTTTTGGTGTGGCTGCAAAAATCGATCGCAAAGGAATAA
- the nqrE gene encoding NADH:ubiquinone reductase (Na(+)-transporting) subunit E produces MENLLSIFLNSVFVGNILLAYFLGMCSFVAISKNMDTSIGLGFAVVFVLTITAPVNWLIYHYLLAPGALSWAGLPEVDLSFLKLITFIAVIAVMVQAVEMVIDRFSPTLYNSLGVFLPLITVNCAILGTSLFMVERKYSFLESMVFGIGSGVGWMLAIVSMAAIRIKLKYASVPKGLEGFGITMIVTGLMAMGFMLFSGITL; encoded by the coding sequence ATGGAAAACCTGCTAAGCATTTTCTTAAATTCCGTTTTTGTCGGAAACATTCTGCTGGCTTACTTTTTAGGAATGTGCTCCTTTGTGGCCATTTCCAAGAATATGGACACCTCCATCGGACTTGGATTTGCGGTGGTTTTTGTGCTTACCATTACCGCACCGGTAAACTGGCTGATATATCACTATCTGCTGGCACCCGGAGCCCTTTCATGGGCGGGGCTTCCTGAAGTTGATTTAAGTTTTTTGAAACTCATTACTTTTATTGCCGTTATTGCTGTAATGGTACAGGCGGTTGAAATGGTGATCGACCGGTTTTCCCCTACCTTATACAATTCCCTGGGGGTGTTTCTTCCTTTAATAACGGTAAACTGCGCGATCTTAGGCACATCTTTGTTTATGGTTGAACGAAAATATTCCTTTTTGGAGTCCATGGTTTTCGGTATCGGGTCCGGTGTGGGATGGATGCTTGCCATCGTCTCCATGGCGGCGATTAGAATAAAACTAAAATATGCCAGTGTGCCCAAAGGCCTTGAAGGGTTCGGCATTACAATGATCGTCACCGGTTTGATGGCCATGGGGTTTATGCTTTTTTCAGGAATAACTTTGTAG
- the nqrF gene encoding NADH:ubiquinone reductase (Na(+)-transporting) subunit F: MIFIISTVVFSSVILFLVSLLLLVEAKIVKKGDREIVINDDESKSIHTTASSTLLSALMENDIFLPSACGGGGTCGTCKCRVDQGGGGVLPTELAHLTRKEKNNHIRLACQLKVKEDLHIHIPEEIFNVKKYQATVISNENVATFIKELVLEIDPEEALDFNAGAYIQIDIPEYKLSFTEFKVRVAERFRPIWDRFNLWGLQSKTEEPIFRAYSLANPPCEKNILRFTIRIATPPPGVAIAPPGAGSSYIFNLKKGDRVTLSGPYGDFFVKDTDREMCFVGGGAGMAPLRSQIMHQLNTLHTNRTISFWYGARSIMELFFNDEFVALEDKFKNFSYHVALSDPQPEDNWDGMTGYIHQCLYDNYLNTHPDPTEIEYYVCGPPMMLDAIIEMLDSLGVEPEMIAFDKFG, encoded by the coding sequence TTGATTTTTATTATCAGCACAGTCGTGTTTTCATCGGTTATCCTTTTTCTGGTAAGTCTGCTTTTGCTGGTTGAGGCAAAAATAGTCAAAAAAGGTGACCGTGAAATCGTTATCAATGATGATGAGTCAAAAAGCATACACACAACGGCCAGTTCAACACTCTTATCAGCGCTGATGGAAAATGATATTTTTCTACCTTCCGCCTGTGGAGGAGGTGGGACATGTGGAACGTGTAAATGCAGGGTAGACCAGGGAGGTGGAGGTGTTCTGCCGACAGAACTTGCCCATCTGACCAGAAAGGAAAAAAACAATCACATCCGCCTGGCATGCCAGTTAAAGGTAAAGGAAGACCTGCATATACACATACCGGAAGAAATTTTTAATGTAAAAAAATATCAGGCCACCGTTATATCCAACGAAAATGTGGCCACGTTTATTAAGGAACTGGTCTTAGAAATCGATCCGGAAGAAGCGCTTGATTTTAATGCCGGGGCTTATATTCAAATAGATATACCGGAATATAAATTGTCTTTTACCGAATTTAAGGTCAGGGTGGCAGAAAGGTTCCGTCCAATTTGGGATCGATTCAATCTCTGGGGGTTACAGTCAAAAACCGAAGAACCTATTTTCCGGGCCTATTCTTTGGCAAATCCCCCTTGTGAAAAAAATATCCTCAGATTCACCATCCGCATTGCAACACCACCACCCGGTGTTGCAATAGCGCCCCCAGGTGCAGGATCCTCGTATATTTTTAATTTGAAGAAAGGCGACAGGGTGACCTTAAGCGGCCCTTATGGGGATTTCTTTGTAAAGGATACCGATAGGGAAATGTGTTTTGTCGGAGGTGGTGCCGGTATGGCTCCGCTAAGAAGCCAGATCATGCACCAGCTAAATACCCTCCATACAAATAGAACCATATCATTCTGGTACGGTGCCAGATCAATAATGGAGCTCTTTTTTAATGATGAATTCGTGGCGCTTGAGGATAAATTTAAAAATTTTTCTTATCATGTGGCTCTTTCTGACCCGCAACCAGAAGACAACTGGGATGGAATGACCGGATATATCCACCAATGCCTTTACGATAATTACCTTAACACCCATCCTGATCCCACCGAGATAGAGTACTATGTGTGTGGTCCGCCTATGATGTTGGATGCCATAATAGAAATGCTTGACAGCCTGGGTGTTGAGCCTGAAATGATCGCCTTTGATAAATTCGGATAG
- a CDS encoding ferredoxin-thioredoxin reductase catalytic domain-containing protein, which produces MNTKQLYEMLKKSQEPKGYYFNTDEVRVFDLLKALLINKDRYGYMACPCRLASGDKEKDKDIICPCVYREADVEEYGSCYCNLYVSTEWNNKKIPHRYIPERRPAEKIEF; this is translated from the coding sequence ATGAATACCAAACAGCTATATGAAATGCTGAAAAAATCACAGGAGCCAAAAGGCTATTATTTTAATACGGATGAGGTAAGGGTTTTTGATTTATTAAAAGCACTTCTGATCAATAAAGACAGATATGGATATATGGCCTGCCCGTGCAGGCTTGCATCGGGAGATAAAGAAAAAGATAAGGATATTATCTGCCCATGTGTCTATCGGGAAGCTGATGTAGAGGAGTACGGAAGCTGCTACTGTAATCTTTATGTTTCAACTGAATGGAATAATAAAAAAATTCCTCACCGTTATATTCCGGAGAGGCGTCCTGCTGAAAAAATTGAATTTTAA
- a CDS encoding glutaredoxin family protein: MSENNVKIYSLSTCSHCKSTKKFLSECAVKYEFVDVDLLEGAERKAILEDVRKFNPKCSFPTIIIGEKVVVGYREEEIKEALGL; this comes from the coding sequence ATGTCAGAAAATAATGTAAAAATTTATTCACTCAGTACCTGCAGTCACTGCAAATCGACCAAAAAATTTCTTTCTGAATGTGCAGTAAAATATGAATTTGTAGATGTCGACCTGCTTGAAGGAGCGGAAAGAAAAGCAATCCTGGAGGATGTCAGAAAATTTAACCCAAAATGCTCTTTTCCGACCATCATTATCGGTGAAAAGGTGGTTGTGGGGTATAGGGAAGAGGAAATAAAGGAGGCGCTGGGGCTTTAA
- the cooS gene encoding anaerobic carbon-monoxide dehydrogenase catalytic subunit — MEKEKIAPKQKKQKNLKDVTICDSTRQMLEKARKDGVETAFDRAENMKACPIGSNSACCKHCSMGPCRLNARDPYGKVGVCGATIDTIMARNFARMVCAGAAAHTDHGMAMLEVFREVVKGNIADYEIKDVEKLEDVALSIGIEIEGRTTEEIAKDLYEQLEATYTQIQGEIPFMKRVPPKTLETWRKLGVVPRGAMLEIMEMMHRTHMGVDQHYKNITKQFTRTALSDGWGGSMVATEISDILFGTPTPVAVDVNMGVLKEDQVNIIVHGHEPNMFESMVVSVNSPSLIKAAKDAGATGINLVGMCCSGAEMMSRHGIPHAGNFMSTEAVLVTGAVDAMCVDIQCIKQGLATVAECYHTPFITTNRRAHIEGALHIEFNDHDPMACTDEVVIKAISRFKNRNVSVEIPKMTNIGIHGFSHEYINYMLGGSFRSSYAPLNDNIINGRIRGVAGVVGCTNPRVKHDWVHVELVKELIKNDVLVLLTGCSQISIAKAGLMIPEAACLAGSGLQEVCETVGMPPVLGLGSCVDNSRILIAASEMVKQGGLGDCLADLPAAGAAPEWMSEKAISIGQYFVASGVYTVFGVTFPIVDETKFQKLLFEGLEEQGLGKWDFTPDPHLMAQKMIAHIDKKRKALGIDKARERVLMDFQDRRDIDAA; from the coding sequence ATGGAAAAAGAAAAAATTGCTCCAAAGCAAAAAAAGCAAAAAAATTTAAAAGATGTTACCATATGCGACTCAACCCGGCAAATGCTTGAAAAGGCAAGAAAAGACGGTGTTGAAACTGCTTTTGATCGCGCGGAAAACATGAAAGCATGTCCCATCGGGTCTAATTCAGCCTGCTGCAAACACTGCTCCATGGGACCTTGCCGGTTAAACGCCAGGGATCCATATGGAAAAGTGGGGGTATGTGGTGCAACCATAGATACCATTATGGCTAGAAATTTTGCACGGATGGTATGTGCCGGAGCCGCTGCACATACGGATCACGGGATGGCCATGCTCGAAGTTTTCCGAGAAGTCGTAAAAGGAAATATTGCAGACTATGAGATAAAAGATGTCGAGAAGCTTGAAGATGTTGCCCTTTCCATTGGAATAGAGATCGAAGGACGCACGACTGAAGAGATAGCCAAAGACCTTTACGAGCAACTGGAAGCGACTTACACTCAGATCCAAGGGGAAATTCCATTTATGAAAAGGGTCCCGCCAAAGACACTGGAAACCTGGCGCAAACTCGGTGTGGTTCCACGGGGAGCCATGCTGGAAATTATGGAAATGATGCACCGGACTCACATGGGCGTGGATCAGCATTATAAAAATATTACCAAGCAGTTTACCCGTACTGCTCTTTCTGATGGCTGGGGTGGATCCATGGTGGCTACGGAAATATCCGATATCCTTTTCGGGACCCCCACACCGGTTGCCGTGGATGTGAACATGGGTGTACTCAAGGAAGACCAGGTAAATATTATTGTTCACGGCCATGAGCCCAATATGTTTGAATCCATGGTTGTATCGGTAAATTCACCGTCTTTAATTAAAGCGGCAAAAGATGCCGGTGCCACCGGAATCAATCTGGTGGGTATGTGCTGTTCCGGTGCGGAAATGATGTCTCGCCACGGCATTCCCCACGCGGGAAATTTTATGTCCACCGAGGCGGTTTTAGTGACCGGGGCCGTTGACGCCATGTGTGTCGATATTCAGTGTATCAAGCAGGGGCTTGCAACGGTCGCTGAATGCTACCACACGCCTTTTATAACCACCAACCGCAGAGCTCATATTGAAGGGGCCCTGCACATTGAATTTAATGACCATGACCCCATGGCATGTACAGATGAAGTGGTTATAAAAGCCATTTCCCGTTTTAAGAACAGAAATGTTTCTGTCGAAATACCGAAAATGACCAACATCGGAATCCATGGTTTTTCCCATGAGTATATCAATTACATGCTTGGCGGATCTTTCAGGAGCTCCTATGCTCCCCTTAATGATAATATTATCAATGGAAGGATACGCGGTGTTGCCGGAGTGGTGGGTTGTACAAATCCCCGGGTGAAACATGACTGGGTACATGTGGAGCTGGTTAAGGAGCTTATTAAAAACGACGTTCTGGTTCTCCTTACGGGCTGCTCGCAAATTTCCATTGCCAAGGCAGGACTTATGATCCCTGAAGCTGCCTGTCTGGCCGGCTCGGGATTACAGGAAGTTTGTGAAACAGTTGGAATGCCGCCGGTGCTTGGGCTGGGATCTTGCGTGGACAACAGCCGGATTTTAATTGCCGCTTCAGAAATGGTCAAACAGGGCGGTCTGGGTGACTGTCTGGCAGATCTCCCCGCAGCCGGTGCCGCACCTGAATGGATGAGTGAAAAAGCCATCAGTATCGGCCAATATTTTGTTGCTTCCGGCGTATATACTGTTTTCGGAGTGACCTTCCCCATTGTGGATGAGACAAAATTTCAGAAACTGCTGTTTGAGGGGCTTGAAGAGCAGGGGCTGGGCAAGTGGGATTTTACACCGGATCCCCACCTGATGGCTCAAAAGATGATTGCCCACATTGATAAAAAGAGAAAAGCTCTGGGTATTGACAAGGCCAGAGAGCGGGTTCTTATGGATTTTCAGGACCGGCGTGACATTGATGCAGCATAA